In Hevea brasiliensis isolate MT/VB/25A 57/8 chromosome 13, ASM3005281v1, whole genome shotgun sequence, a single genomic region encodes these proteins:
- the LOC110660710 gene encoding protein STRICTOSIDINE SYNTHASE-LIKE 10 yields the protein MDYTLFAPTFFSCFFFFFFFFFFFFFISAEGIRSDKMLSEDELKSYSQLDLPGVIGPESIAFDCNGKGPYVGVSDGRILKWQGPDQGWVEFAVSSSTRERKACDGSTDPNKETICGRPLGLKFNPTTCDLYIADAYYGLLVVGPKGGVPTLLAASAEGVPFRFTNALDIDPKTGVVYFTDSSIYFQRRVYILAIMSSDKSGRLLKYDPNSKKVTVLFEGLAFPNGVALSKDNSFIIVAESGRMKILKFKLVNTEIQAPGEVFSELGRVPDNIKRNKNGEFWVALNSGRGKIQSLDNKQETYGGWFMNDPVGIKFSEDGNILKVLDGNGGKILESVSEVEEHNGGLWIGSPVQPYVGCVKN from the exons ATGGATTATACTCTTTTTGCTCCCACATTCTTCTCttgtttcttctttttcttctttttcttcttcttcttcttctttatttctGCAGAGGGTATCCGGTCTGATAAAATGCTTTCTGAAGATGAGCTCAAGAGCTACTCTCAACTTGATCTTCCAGGAGTCATTGGCCCAGAAAGCATTGCCTTTGATTGCAATGGCAAAGGGCCATATGTTGGTGTATCTGATGGTAGAATCCTCAAATGGCAAGGACCAGACCAGGGTTGGGTAGAGTTTGCTGTTTCCTCATCTACCAG GGAAAGGAAAGCATGTGATGGCTCAACAGACCCTAACAAGGAAACCATTTGTGGAAGACCACTAGGCCTCAAATTCAATCCTACAACTTGTGATCTCTACATTGCAGATGCCTACTATGGACTTCTAGTGGTAGGACCAAAAGGAGGTGTTCCAACACTACTTGCTGCTTCAGCTGAAGGAGTCCCCTTCAGATTCACCAATGCTTTAGACATTGATCCCAAAACAGGAGTGGTTTATTTCACTGACAGTAGCATTTACTTCCAGAGAAG GGTATATATCTTGGCAATCATGAGCTCTGACAAAAGTGGAAGGTTATTGAAGTATGATCCAAATAGCAAGAAAGTAACAGTACTCTTCGAAGGCTTAGCGTTTCCAAATGGTGTGGCTCTGAGCAAAGACAATTCTTTTATTATAGTTGCAGAATCAGGCAGAATGAAAATCCTGAAGTTTAAGCTTGTAAATACTGAAATTCAAGCCCCAGGAGAAGTGTTTTCTGAACTTGGAAGAGTCCCTGATAACATCAAGAGGAATAAAAATGGAGAATTTTGGGTGGCATTAAATAGTGGAAGAGGAAAGATTCAGAGCTTGGATAATAAGCAAGAAACGTATGGTGGATGGTTTATGAATGATCCTGTAGGAATAAAGTTCAGTGAGGATGGGAATATATTGAAGGTGTTGGATGGAAATGGTGGGAAGATACTTGAGTCAGTCAGTGAAGTTGAAGAACACAATGGAGGGTTGTGGATAGGATCTCCTGTGCAGCCTTATGTTGGTTGCGTCAAGAATTAG